In the Ramlibacter tataouinensis TTB310 genome, one interval contains:
- a CDS encoding multicopper oxidase family protein: protein MTQPNRRSFLTGAGAIAGAVTAASVSKVAMAALPEPVIQTTPDTAGPLAPNSGRPYNPVVTLNGWTLPWRMNNGVKEFHLVAEPVAREMAPGFKAHLWGYNGQSPGPTIEVVEGDRVRIFVTNKLPEHTSIHWHGQRLPNGMDGVSGLTQKAIPVGKTFVYEFVARRPGTFMYHPHADEMTQMAMGMMGFWVTHPRARHPLIEEVDRDFVFLLSAYDIEPGAYTPKIMTMLDFNLWAFNSRIFPGIDSMNVRLGDKVRIRAGNLTMTNHPLHLHGHEFMVTGTDGGPTPRSTRWMEVTTDVAVGQMRQLEFLADEEGDWAFHCHKSHHTMNAMGHDVPTMIGVDHRDVARKIGKLVPDYMVMGERGMADMGEMEMLLPDNTAPMMTGQGPFGGLEMGGMFTTVKVRRGQKPGDYQDPGWFKHPAGTVAYEFTGQLPEPARAQASRQRAASEVPFRDVEVRARKPVGSNGHSGH, encoded by the coding sequence ATGACTCAACCCAACCGACGAAGCTTCCTGACGGGCGCCGGCGCCATCGCGGGCGCGGTGACCGCCGCGAGCGTGAGCAAGGTGGCCATGGCCGCGTTGCCCGAGCCGGTCATCCAGACCACGCCCGACACGGCCGGGCCTTTGGCGCCGAACTCGGGGCGCCCCTACAACCCGGTCGTCACGCTCAACGGCTGGACGCTGCCCTGGCGCATGAACAACGGCGTCAAGGAGTTCCACCTGGTCGCCGAGCCCGTGGCGCGCGAGATGGCGCCGGGCTTCAAGGCCCACCTGTGGGGCTACAACGGCCAGTCGCCCGGGCCCACCATCGAAGTGGTCGAGGGCGACCGGGTGCGGATCTTCGTGACCAACAAGCTGCCCGAGCACACCAGCATCCACTGGCATGGCCAGCGGCTGCCCAACGGCATGGACGGCGTCTCGGGGCTGACGCAGAAGGCAATCCCCGTGGGCAAGACCTTCGTGTACGAGTTCGTGGCGCGCCGGCCCGGCACCTTCATGTACCACCCGCACGCCGACGAGATGACCCAGATGGCGATGGGGATGATGGGGTTCTGGGTCACGCACCCCAGGGCCAGGCATCCGCTGATCGAGGAGGTGGATCGCGACTTCGTCTTCCTGCTCTCGGCCTACGACATCGAGCCGGGCGCCTACACGCCCAAGATCATGACCATGCTGGACTTCAACCTCTGGGCGTTCAACAGCCGGATCTTCCCCGGCATCGACTCGATGAACGTGAGGCTGGGCGACAAGGTGCGCATCCGCGCGGGCAACCTGACCATGACCAACCACCCGCTGCACCTGCACGGCCACGAGTTCATGGTCACCGGCACCGACGGCGGGCCCACGCCCAGGAGCACGCGCTGGATGGAGGTCACCACCGACGTGGCCGTGGGGCAGATGCGGCAGCTGGAGTTCCTGGCGGACGAGGAAGGCGACTGGGCCTTCCACTGCCACAAGAGCCACCACACCATGAACGCCATGGGCCACGATGTGCCGACCATGATCGGCGTGGACCACCGCGACGTAGCCAGGAAGATCGGCAAGCTAGTGCCCGACTACATGGTCATGGGCGAGCGCGGCATGGCGGACATGGGCGAGATGGAGATGCTGCTGCCCGACAACACGGCGCCCATGATGACGGGGCAGGGCCCCTTCGGCGGGCTGGAGATGGGCGGCATGTTCACCACCGTGAAGGTGCGCCGCGGCCAGAAGCCCGGCGACTATCAGGACCCGGGCTGGTTCAAGCACCCGGCCGGCACCGTGGCCTATGAGTTCACGGGCCAGCTCCCCGAGCCGGCTCGCGCGCAAGCATCCAGGCAGCGGGCGGCAAGCGAGGTCCCGTTCCGGGACGTCGAGGTGCGCGCCCGCAAACCTGTCGGCAGCAACGGCCACAGCGGCCACTGA
- a CDS encoding TolC family protein: MKARRSRKLAVALTATLVLAGCAAPNMDAALREANSMARPVAGGASATLARDDAGREASAKLAAAILSKPLTMDGAAQLALANSPAFQSALAQSWGELAQARQRGLPGGVVFSFERLREGADLEIGRLLSIGLFDLITLPQRRAASQLDGEHARVRMASSIVEQVSNARQAWVKAVAASEIEVYAVQVQEAADASAELARRLQGVGNFTKLQAARQHLFYGDATSRLASARQAAVSAREELVRQLGLTDEQAAGLKLPERLPDLPKAPKAPDEVSKALASQRLDARIARLELEAAGRGRGVDLVSSLVDVEAGVRRDTLFEGNGERASVRGFELEIRLPLFDWGATRRAALDARSLAAANRYEALARAASSQARESYSAYRTAYDQARHQREEMVPLRKTISEENLLRYNGMLIGVFELLADARDQVNGVIASIEAQRDFWLADAALSSTLIGRPMAGGAASAPAAGAAAGSNAAAH, encoded by the coding sequence ATGAAGGCAAGACGATCACGGAAACTCGCCGTGGCGCTGACCGCAACCCTGGTGCTCGCTGGCTGCGCCGCCCCGAACATGGACGCGGCCTTGCGGGAGGCCAACTCCATGGCCCGCCCCGTTGCCGGGGGCGCAAGCGCCACGCTCGCGCGGGATGATGCCGGGCGCGAGGCTTCCGCCAAGCTTGCCGCGGCTATCCTCTCCAAGCCATTGACCATGGACGGGGCCGCTCAGCTCGCGCTTGCCAACAGCCCGGCTTTCCAGTCCGCGCTCGCGCAGAGCTGGGGCGAGCTCGCGCAGGCGCGACAGCGCGGTTTGCCCGGCGGCGTTGTCTTCTCCTTCGAACGGCTGCGCGAAGGCGCCGACCTCGAAATCGGGCGGCTGCTGTCCATCGGGCTCTTCGACCTGATCACGTTGCCGCAGCGGCGAGCCGCCTCTCAGCTCGACGGCGAGCACGCGCGCGTTCGGATGGCTTCGAGCATCGTCGAGCAGGTGTCCAATGCCCGCCAGGCCTGGGTGAAGGCGGTCGCCGCAAGCGAGATCGAGGTTTACGCCGTCCAGGTCCAGGAGGCGGCGGACGCCAGCGCGGAGCTGGCCCGGCGTCTGCAGGGTGTCGGAAACTTCACCAAGCTGCAGGCGGCCCGGCAGCACCTGTTCTACGGCGACGCGACTTCGCGTCTGGCCTCGGCCAGGCAAGCGGCGGTCTCGGCGCGCGAGGAGCTGGTGCGCCAGCTGGGACTCACGGACGAACAGGCGGCGGGCTTGAAGCTGCCCGAGCGCCTGCCGGACCTGCCCAAGGCGCCGAAGGCTCCCGATGAAGTCTCCAAGGCGCTCGCCTCGCAGCGGCTGGACGCACGCATCGCGCGGCTCGAGCTTGAAGCGGCCGGCCGGGGCCGCGGCGTCGACCTGGTGTCGAGCCTGGTCGACGTGGAGGCCGGCGTGCGCCGCGACACCCTCTTCGAAGGCAACGGCGAGAGGGCGAGCGTCCGCGGGTTCGAGCTGGAGATCCGGCTGCCCCTGTTCGATTGGGGCGCCACCCGCCGGGCCGCGCTCGACGCCAGGTCGCTGGCGGCCGCCAACCGCTACGAGGCGTTGGCGCGCGCGGCGAGCTCGCAGGCGCGCGAGAGCTACTCGGCTTACCGCACCGCCTACGACCAGGCCAGGCACCAGCGCGAGGAGATGGTGCCGCTGCGCAAGACGATCTCCGAGGAGAACCTGCTTCGCTACAACGGGATGCTCATCGGGGTGTTCGAGCTCCTGGCCGATGCGCGCGACCAGGTCAACGGCGTGATCGCCTCCATCGAGGCGCAACGCGACTTCTGGCTGGCCGACGCCGCCCTTTCATCCACCCTGATCGGCAGACCCATGGCTGGTGGCGCTGCGTCCGCGCCAGCGGCAGGCGCGGCTGCCGGCAGCAATGCAGCCGCCCACTGA
- a CDS encoding DUF4396 domain-containing protein, whose protein sequence is MDDAPHRHHHTSHPAGHDGHRRPASGQPSLNAIAFRATVHCLSGCAVGEVLGMVIGTAVGLSNGATIALAVALAFVFGYAFTFFPLLRSGMTLRAAVRVAFAADTASIALMELVDNGMMLVIPGAMDAGLAAPLFWGALAVSLLVAGTAAFPLNRFLIQRGKGHALAHASH, encoded by the coding sequence ATGGACGACGCACCGCATCGACATCACCACACCAGCCACCCCGCTGGACACGACGGGCACCGGCGGCCCGCAAGCGGCCAGCCGAGCCTGAACGCCATCGCCTTCCGGGCCACCGTGCACTGCCTGTCGGGCTGTGCGGTCGGCGAGGTGCTGGGCATGGTCATCGGCACCGCGGTCGGGCTCTCGAACGGGGCAACCATCGCGTTGGCCGTGGCGCTGGCCTTCGTCTTCGGCTACGCGTTCACCTTCTTCCCGCTGCTGCGCTCCGGAATGACGCTGCGCGCGGCGGTCCGCGTGGCCTTTGCCGCCGACACGGCCTCCATCGCCTTGATGGAGCTGGTGGACAACGGGATGATGCTGGTGATCCCCGGCGCGATGGACGCGGGGCTCGCCGCGCCGCTTTTCTGGGGAGCGCTGGCGGTTTCGCTGCTCGTCGCCGGTACCGCCGCCTTCCCGCTCAACAGGTTCCTGATCCAGCGCGGCAAGGGGCACGCGCTGGCGCATGCCTCCCATTAG
- a CDS encoding STAS domain-containing protein gives MNQPSEVVLAVLRQHENQIRTEWLQASSSVRMTDAQRRAMEGEAAEILHGVRDALEAGADPEQFEAAPWSKLRQSLESLSRSRAAQGHSAADTSVFVLAFKRPMFTALQRATSDPQAMLQALWNLSVLVDRMAQWTVSTYQQTREEIIQRQQQDLLELSTPVIKLWEGVLAVPMIGTLDSGRTQMVMETLLQRIVETGATLAIIDITGVPTVDTLVAQHLLKTVSAIRLMGAECVISGIRPQIAQTIVHLGIDLQGIASKASLADALSLALRQRGYTITKAA, from the coding sequence ATGAACCAGCCAAGCGAAGTCGTTCTCGCCGTCCTGCGCCAACACGAAAACCAGATCCGCACGGAGTGGCTGCAGGCCAGCAGCAGCGTCCGGATGACCGACGCGCAGCGGCGGGCGATGGAGGGGGAAGCCGCTGAAATCCTGCACGGCGTCCGCGATGCGCTGGAAGCCGGGGCCGATCCCGAGCAGTTCGAGGCGGCGCCCTGGTCCAAGCTGCGTCAATCCCTGGAGTCGCTGTCGCGCTCCCGCGCCGCCCAAGGCCACAGCGCGGCCGACACCAGCGTGTTCGTGCTCGCCTTCAAGCGCCCCATGTTCACGGCGCTCCAGCGGGCCACGAGCGACCCGCAGGCCATGCTGCAGGCCCTGTGGAACCTCTCCGTGCTGGTCGACAGGATGGCCCAGTGGACGGTGTCCACCTACCAGCAGACCCGGGAGGAGATCATCCAGCGCCAGCAGCAGGACCTGCTGGAACTCTCCACGCCCGTGATCAAGCTCTGGGAGGGCGTGCTGGCCGTGCCCATGATCGGCACCCTGGACTCCGGCCGCACGCAGATGGTGATGGAGACGCTGCTGCAGCGCATCGTGGAAACCGGCGCGACGCTGGCCATCATCGACATCACCGGCGTGCCCACCGTCGACACGCTGGTGGCGCAGCACCTGCTCAAGACCGTGAGCGCGATCCGGCTGATGGGCGCCGAGTGCGTCATCAGCGGGATCCGTCCCCAGATCGCGCAGACCATCGTGCACCTGGGGATCGACCTCCAGGGGATCGCCTCCAAGGCCAGCCTGGCCGATGCCCTGTCGCTGGCGCTGCGGCAGCGCGGCTACACCATCACCAAGGCGGCGTAG
- a CDS encoding STAS domain-containing protein yields MYRIPILQMGQTLLVTIQVDMQDQMALALQDDLANKIASSDAKGVLIDISALEVVDSFVGRMLASISGISRVLDATTVVVGMQPAVAITLVELGLSLEGVRTALNVERGMELLAQARRAENAVAR; encoded by the coding sequence ATGTACCGCATCCCCATCCTGCAGATGGGCCAGACGCTTCTGGTCACCATCCAGGTCGACATGCAGGACCAGATGGCCCTGGCGCTGCAGGATGACCTCGCCAACAAGATCGCGTCCAGCGATGCCAAGGGTGTGCTGATCGACATCAGCGCGCTGGAGGTGGTCGACTCCTTCGTCGGGCGGATGCTGGCCAGCATCTCGGGCATCTCGCGCGTGCTGGACGCCACCACGGTGGTGGTCGGCATGCAGCCCGCCGTCGCCATCACGCTGGTCGAGCTTGGGCTCTCGCTCGAAGGTGTGCGCACCGCACTGAACGTCGAGCGCGGTATGGAACTGCTGGCCCAGGCGCGCCGCGCGGAGAACGCCGTTGCCCGCTGA
- a CDS encoding anti-sigma regulatory factor: MPAEDTRGELPVRAEEDVVVTRQKVRALTQQLKFSLVDQTKMITAASELSRNTLVHGRGGRMRWEVLEEGMKRGLRLHFEDEGPGIADLRLALTDGWTSGAGMGLGLPGSKRLVHEFDVRSAPGQGTCVSITRWK; this comes from the coding sequence TTGCCCGCTGAGGACACCCGCGGCGAATTGCCGGTGCGCGCCGAGGAAGACGTCGTGGTGACCCGGCAGAAGGTGCGCGCGCTCACCCAGCAGCTGAAGTTCTCGCTGGTCGACCAGACCAAGATGATCACGGCCGCCAGCGAGCTGTCGCGCAACACCCTGGTGCATGGACGGGGCGGCCGCATGCGCTGGGAGGTGCTGGAGGAAGGCATGAAGCGCGGCCTGCGCCTGCACTTCGAGGACGAAGGCCCCGGCATCGCCGACCTGAGGCTGGCCTTGACCGACGGCTGGACTTCCGGCGCGGGCATGGGCCTGGGCCTGCCCGGCAGCAAGCGACTCGTGCATGAATTCGACGTCCGTTCCGCCCCCGGCCAGGGCACCTGCGTGAGCATCACACGGTGGAAGTGA
- a CDS encoding ATP-binding SpoIIE family protein phosphatase, translated as MEVITGRRHLDVPVGDPSRVGEARRHAAQLARECGLDEVEAGRLAIIVNELGTNLLRHATDGRLLLGARPDRREVEVLAIDRGPGIGNLDRCMGDGYSTAGTPGTGLGAVRRQADVFDIHSQVPSGTIVLARVHAAGLEPGSDQRLCAAAVSVPAPGERVCGDAWAFALDGDRAAVLVTDGLGHGVAAAEAAQHSVEEFMEEPLAPPRRMLERAHARLRSTRGAALMALHADNGSGTVRSCGAGNVVARLVSGTTDRTLLTQHGTVGLTIRTPEETSVAWPPHALLVVCSDGIETRWKPELLRPVLGRDPAIAAALLLRDHCRGRDDATVAVLRRKD; from the coding sequence GTGGAAGTGATCACCGGCAGGCGGCACCTCGATGTCCCGGTGGGCGATCCCAGCCGGGTGGGCGAGGCGCGGCGCCATGCGGCGCAGCTCGCCAGGGAGTGCGGCCTCGACGAGGTGGAAGCCGGCCGCCTTGCGATCATCGTCAACGAACTGGGCACCAACCTGCTGCGGCACGCCACGGACGGGCGGCTGCTGCTCGGCGCCCGCCCGGACCGCCGCGAGGTCGAGGTGCTTGCCATCGACCGCGGGCCCGGCATAGGGAACCTCGACAGGTGCATGGGAGACGGCTATTCGACTGCAGGAACACCCGGCACCGGCCTGGGCGCGGTCCGCCGGCAGGCGGACGTATTCGACATCCATTCGCAGGTTCCGTCGGGCACCATCGTCCTTGCCCGCGTGCATGCGGCAGGCCTCGAGCCGGGGTCGGACCAGCGCCTGTGTGCCGCCGCCGTGTCGGTCCCGGCCCCGGGAGAGCGCGTGTGCGGCGACGCCTGGGCCTTCGCGCTCGACGGCGACCGGGCGGCCGTGCTCGTCACCGACGGCCTGGGCCATGGCGTCGCCGCCGCCGAGGCGGCGCAGCATTCGGTGGAGGAGTTCATGGAGGAACCGCTGGCGCCGCCCCGGCGCATGCTGGAGCGCGCACATGCCCGTCTGCGCTCCACCCGGGGTGCGGCCCTGATGGCGCTGCATGCCGACAACGGGTCCGGCACGGTCCGCAGTTGCGGCGCGGGGAATGTCGTCGCGCGCCTGGTGTCCGGCACCACGGACCGGACGCTGCTCACCCAGCATGGCACGGTGGGCCTGACCATCCGCACACCCGAGGAGACCAGCGTCGCCTGGCCGCCCCACGCCCTGCTGGTGGTGTGCAGCGACGGCATCGAAACGCGCTGGAAGCCGGAGCTGCTGCGTCCGGTGCTGGGGCGCGACCCGGCCATCGCCGCCGCGCTGCTGCTGCGCGACCACTGCCGCGGGCGGGATGACGCCACCGTGGCCGTCCTGCGCCGCAAGGATTGA
- a CDS encoding sensor histidine kinase: MSEPITASELAAALEASRREAQALRDELEETNRGVLALYAELDAQAEQLRHATELKSRFLAYMSHEFRTPINAIRSIARLLIDRVDGPLTQEQDKQVGFIQQTAAEFAEMVDDLLDLAKVEAGRVEISADWFEMVDLFSALRGMFKPVLTNPELTLVFEEPQDIPRLYTDDRKVSQILRNFISNALKFTPHGEVRVGASCQAERVTFSVADTGIGIPPEFHQTIFEDFSQVESPVQKRLRGTGLGLALSKRLAGLLRGEVAVRSEPGKGSVFSLTIPLHLDRVPAADGEAARG; encoded by the coding sequence ATGAGCGAGCCGATCACCGCATCCGAGCTGGCCGCGGCGCTGGAGGCGAGCCGCCGGGAGGCCCAGGCCCTGCGGGACGAACTCGAGGAAACCAACCGCGGCGTGCTGGCGCTTTACGCGGAACTGGACGCCCAGGCGGAGCAGCTGCGCCACGCCACCGAGCTCAAGAGCCGGTTCCTGGCCTACATGAGCCACGAGTTCCGCACCCCGATCAACGCCATCCGCAGCATCGCGCGCCTGCTGATCGACCGGGTCGACGGGCCGCTCACGCAGGAACAGGACAAGCAGGTCGGCTTCATCCAGCAGACGGCGGCCGAGTTCGCCGAGATGGTGGACGACCTGCTCGACCTGGCCAAGGTGGAAGCCGGGCGGGTGGAGATCTCGGCCGACTGGTTCGAGATGGTGGACCTGTTCTCCGCGCTGCGCGGCATGTTCAAGCCGGTGCTGACGAACCCGGAGCTGACCCTGGTCTTCGAGGAGCCGCAGGACATCCCCCGGCTGTACACCGACGACCGCAAGGTGTCGCAGATCCTGCGCAACTTCATCTCCAACGCGCTCAAGTTCACCCCGCACGGCGAGGTCCGCGTCGGCGCCAGCTGCCAGGCAGAGCGCGTCACGTTCTCGGTCGCCGACACCGGCATCGGCATCCCGCCCGAGTTCCACCAGACCATCTTCGAGGACTTCTCGCAGGTGGAGTCGCCGGTGCAGAAGCGGCTGCGCGGCACGGGCCTGGGCCTGGCGCTGTCGAAACGCCTGGCGGGACTGCTGCGGGGCGAGGTCGCGGTGCGCAGCGAGCCCGGCAAGGGCTCGGTGTTCTCGCTGACCATCCCCCTGCACCTCGACAGGGTTCCCGCCGCGGACGGGGAGGCCGCCCGTGGATAG
- a CDS encoding hybrid sensor histidine kinase/response regulator, translating into MDRAASIQATIDRSRHTVLVVDDNPATRYSTGRVVRAAGFRMAEAGTGEEALALCAQGTVSAVVLDVHLPDTNGFEVCRVLRSQPPTRLLPVVHLSAAFVRNEHHVTGLDAGADAYLVHPVEPAVLVATLQALIRARMAEDDLRRSEGRLRAIYDQAQSGIAVIDEQGRFLDANPAMLGMLGRRQDEVLHRGVLDLVPPGHRDRVGPVLAAGGAAWRGDFPLLHASGRPVHLQWSLSQPAGGGARIATAIDVSEKHELEERRRDLLEREQAARAEAERLSRTKDDFIAVLSHELRTPLNAIIGWVHILKRRNATPETGKGLDAIERNVKTQARIISDILDVSRINSGKLQLEAQWIDPADLVRSSLASLATVLEERQVRVDTDFQRADEPALLDPARYQQIFWNLMTNAIKFSPVGGRVEVSLAREGDRLRLDVRDFGVGIKPEFIPHLFDRFTQSDSPGNRRHGGLGLGLSIVKHLVDLHGGTVEAVSDGPGLGTLMRVVLPTSQAAAELALLTAPEQDEQATQDALSLRGVDVLVVEDDREAGEMMSIVLADRGAEVRLAADYSSAVAQLDRHRPDMLISDIGLPGRDGYELARHVRQQEAHSAGDPYLPLIALTAFARPQDQRKALEAGFDLHLAKPLKPLALLTAIQELLARRHHA; encoded by the coding sequence GTGGATAGAGCCGCCTCCATCCAGGCGACCATCGACCGCTCGCGCCACACGGTGCTGGTGGTGGACGACAACCCCGCGACCCGCTACTCCACCGGGCGCGTGGTCCGGGCCGCCGGCTTCCGGATGGCCGAGGCCGGCACCGGGGAAGAAGCGCTGGCCCTGTGCGCCCAGGGCACGGTTTCGGCGGTGGTGCTGGACGTGCACCTGCCCGACACCAACGGCTTCGAGGTCTGCCGCGTGCTGCGGTCGCAGCCGCCCACCCGCCTGCTTCCCGTCGTGCACCTGTCGGCGGCCTTCGTGCGCAACGAGCACCACGTGACCGGCCTGGACGCCGGGGCGGATGCCTACCTGGTGCACCCGGTCGAACCCGCCGTGCTGGTGGCCACGCTGCAGGCGCTGATACGGGCGCGGATGGCGGAAGACGACCTGCGCCGCAGCGAAGGCCGGCTTCGCGCCATCTACGACCAGGCGCAGAGCGGCATCGCCGTCATCGACGAGCAAGGGCGCTTCCTCGACGCCAATCCGGCGATGCTGGGCATGCTCGGCCGCCGGCAGGACGAGGTGCTGCATCGCGGCGTCCTGGACCTGGTGCCCCCCGGCCACCGTGATCGCGTGGGCCCGGTGCTGGCCGCGGGCGGCGCAGCCTGGCGCGGCGACTTCCCGCTGCTGCACGCCAGCGGCCGGCCGGTCCATCTGCAGTGGAGCCTCTCGCAGCCGGCGGGCGGCGGCGCGCGCATCGCCACCGCCATCGATGTGTCCGAGAAGCACGAGCTCGAGGAGCGCCGCCGCGACCTGCTGGAACGCGAGCAGGCGGCCCGTGCCGAGGCCGAGCGCCTCAGCCGGACCAAGGACGATTTCATCGCCGTGCTGTCGCACGAGCTGCGCACGCCGCTGAACGCCATCATCGGATGGGTGCACATCCTCAAGCGGCGCAACGCCACGCCCGAGACCGGCAAGGGCCTGGACGCGATCGAGCGCAACGTGAAGACCCAGGCGCGGATCATCAGCGACATCCTGGACGTGTCGCGGATCAATTCGGGCAAGCTGCAGCTGGAGGCCCAGTGGATCGACCCGGCGGATCTGGTCCGCAGCTCGCTGGCTTCGCTGGCCACGGTGCTGGAGGAGCGGCAGGTCAGGGTCGACACCGATTTCCAGCGGGCGGACGAGCCGGCGCTCCTGGACCCGGCCCGCTACCAGCAGATCTTCTGGAACCTGATGACCAATGCCATCAAGTTCTCGCCCGTCGGCGGCCGGGTGGAGGTGAGCCTTGCGCGCGAAGGGGACCGGCTGCGCCTGGACGTGCGTGATTTCGGCGTCGGCATCAAGCCCGAGTTCATCCCCCATCTGTTCGACCGTTTCACGCAGAGCGACTCGCCGGGCAATCGCCGCCATGGCGGGCTGGGACTGGGGCTGTCCATCGTCAAGCACCTGGTCGATCTGCACGGCGGCACGGTCGAAGCCGTGAGCGACGGGCCCGGCCTTGGCACGCTGATGCGCGTCGTGTTGCCCACCTCCCAGGCGGCGGCAGAGCTTGCCTTGCTGACGGCGCCGGAGCAGGACGAACAGGCGACGCAGGACGCGCTCTCGCTCAGGGGCGTGGACGTGCTGGTGGTGGAGGACGACCGCGAGGCTGGCGAGATGATGAGCATCGTGCTCGCCGACCGCGGTGCCGAGGTTCGGCTGGCCGCCGATTACAGCAGTGCCGTCGCCCAGTTGGACCGTCACCGCCCGGACATGCTGATCAGCGACATCGGCTTGCCGGGCCGCGACGGCTACGAGCTCGCGCGCCATGTGCGGCAGCAGGAGGCCCACTCGGCCGGCGACCCCTATCTTCCATTGATCGCCCTGACCGCCTTCGCGCGTCCGCAAGACCAGAGAAAGGCGCTGGAGGCAGGCTTCGATCTCCACCTGGCCAAGCCGCTGAAGCCGCTGGCGCTGCTGACGGCCATCCAGGAATTGCTGGCGCGCCGCCACCACGCTTGA
- a CDS encoding toxin-antitoxin system HicB family antitoxin, with protein MKMTRNIGSKSAQRGLPSTYVRRLTVDPDGGYVATVHELPGCIGSGKTGDEALSSLEGAATSWIQAHLAAGQKLPDPANYDECSGKIALRISRRLHMQAAERADLEGTSLNQLIATALARYLSTADARDEIRRALESRLSDARLSIYNDNRTYVALTPSTQRVESTEIIDSLPARSKPLMMTLGAAEAMNYTNVRAGERTLVR; from the coding sequence ATGAAGATGACGAGAAACATTGGTTCGAAAAGTGCTCAGCGAGGGCTACCAAGCACTTATGTCAGGAGACTCACTGTGGATCCTGACGGCGGGTACGTGGCAACGGTGCACGAGTTGCCCGGCTGTATCGGTTCCGGAAAGACTGGTGATGAGGCGCTTAGCAGCTTAGAAGGCGCAGCCACGTCATGGATTCAGGCGCACCTCGCCGCGGGTCAAAAGCTGCCCGACCCCGCAAACTATGATGAATGTAGTGGGAAGATCGCCCTGCGTATCTCACGACGCCTCCACATGCAGGCTGCGGAACGGGCCGACTTGGAAGGTACAAGTCTCAATCAGTTGATCGCCACAGCATTGGCGCGGTATCTCTCTACAGCAGATGCTCGGGATGAGATACGCCGTGCATTGGAGAGCAGACTGTCAGACGCTCGACTCAGCATCTACAACGACAACCGAACGTACGTTGCTCTGACGCCGTCAACCCAAAGAGTGGAGTCGACCGAAATCATTGATTCACTTCCAGCGAGATCAAAGCCGCTGATGATGACACTTGGTGCTGCTGAAGCTATGAATTACACAAACGTTCGTGCCGGCGAGCGCACGCTTGTGCGCTGA
- a CDS encoding DUF488 domain-containing protein, with amino-acid sequence MTIRIVRLGSPRAAGEGLRIGTVRRPPRGVPKSEFATGDWYDVWYPNLAPSQETVHMALAAQTDKEWAAFTRKYKAEMARPEPSRTLDLLAALSRTADFSVGCYCADEARCHRSLLRELLAQRGADIAP; translated from the coding sequence ATGACCATCCGCATCGTCCGCCTGGGCAGCCCGCGCGCCGCGGGCGAAGGCCTGCGCATCGGCACCGTGCGCCGGCCGCCGCGCGGCGTGCCCAAAAGCGAGTTCGCCACAGGCGACTGGTACGACGTGTGGTACCCCAACCTCGCGCCCAGCCAGGAGACGGTGCACATGGCGCTGGCCGCCCAGACCGACAAGGAATGGGCGGCCTTCACCCGCAAGTACAAGGCCGAGATGGCGCGGCCGGAGCCCAGCCGCACGCTGGACCTGCTGGCGGCGCTGTCGCGCACCGCCGACTTCTCGGTGGGCTGCTACTGCGCGGACGAGGCGCGCTGCCACCGCTCGCTGCTGCGCGAACTGCTCGCGCAGCGCGGGGCGGACATCGCGCCCTGA